The Desulfobotulus mexicanus genome has a segment encoding these proteins:
- a CDS encoding 7-carboxy-7-deazaguanine synthase QueE has product MLCVHELFHSIQGEGPFSGRPAVFLRLSGCVKPYCSFCDTSEALEKGKEFSEEKVLDEILSYKTSLVVITGGEPFLQWQTGLQDLESSLMDQGLEVQYESSGRAGIPENVQGKVVLSPKPGQWPSPEISKRAFALKPLMEEDPEPVLTAIQETGFPPEKIWLMALGASREEQLQRMPLLWETCRKHGYHFCPRLHILVHDRKKGV; this is encoded by the coding sequence ATGCTCTGTGTTCATGAGCTTTTTCATTCCATACAGGGAGAAGGCCCCTTTTCCGGAAGACCTGCTGTTTTTCTTAGACTTTCCGGATGTGTTAAGCCCTACTGCAGCTTCTGCGATACCAGCGAAGCTCTGGAAAAGGGAAAAGAATTTTCCGAAGAAAAAGTTCTGGATGAAATTCTTTCATACAAAACCTCCCTTGTGGTCATCACCGGTGGAGAACCCTTTCTACAGTGGCAGACAGGCCTGCAGGACCTTGAATCCAGCCTTATGGATCAAGGACTTGAAGTCCAGTATGAAAGCAGTGGCAGGGCCGGTATTCCTGAAAATGTTCAGGGAAAGGTAGTGCTTTCACCTAAACCCGGACAATGGCCATCACCTGAAATTTCCAAAAGGGCCTTTGCCCTGAAACCTCTCATGGAAGAAGACCCGGAACCGGTGCTTACTGCCATTCAGGAAACCGGCTTTCCTCCGGAAAAAATATGGCTGATGGCCTTGGGAGCCAGCCGGGAAGAGCAGCTTCAGCGTATGCCCCTGCTTTGGGAAACCTGCAGGAAGCATGGGTATCACTTCTGCCCCCGGCTGCATATTCTTGTCCATGACAGGAAAAAAGGTGTCTGA
- a CDS encoding 6-pyruvoyl trahydropterin synthase family protein produces MLSITREFRFEAAHRLALAHLTDEENTDIFGPCARIHGHSYRLRVTLSGTTNACGWILNFSELKKIVYQYVLSEYDHACLNELDDYRNEIPTAENMAKTIFNRLQPHLQGPNYRLLRICVHETENAWASWEESHALCS; encoded by the coding sequence ATGCTTTCAATTACCCGAGAGTTCCGCTTTGAAGCGGCTCACCGTCTGGCCCTTGCCCACCTGACGGATGAAGAAAATACAGATATTTTTGGCCCCTGCGCCCGCATCCATGGTCACAGTTACCGGTTGCGGGTGACGCTTTCTGGTACAACAAATGCCTGCGGCTGGATTTTAAATTTTTCTGAACTGAAAAAAATCGTTTATCAGTATGTCCTTTCGGAATACGACCATGCCTGCCTGAACGAGCTGGATGACTACAGAAACGAAATTCCAACGGCGGAAAATATGGCAAAAACCATTTTCAACCGTTTACAGCCCCACCTGCAGGGCCCCAATTACCGCCTGCTGCGTATCTGTGTCCATGAAACCGAAAACGCCTGGGCCAGCTGGGAGGAAAGCCATGCTCTGTGTTCATGA
- a CDS encoding SpoIIE family protein phosphatase, translating into MLHSLKTRICILIALVLTLVAVPVLYFTHKDGVQAMSEAEQRSVQNVLDLAELNIRSGYRSLLYSRVDAVKAHRQALESMVTVARSSFDLIFSPKDISPDDLKKKQDLALDWISGLASLDGTEFLVLNKEGVLIAHPDADIRNSNLNQMEDIKGFPLADAVNDEARRLGTASTTFFWTFGNDGKGRKKFGWFVHYPDMDWVLGAVADIEALEHEGERKKKEMLDNLKSNFETIRIARSGSLILFDRSGEILIPSKNEDPDLLTILHPETMRPVFKELQNLAASGSRESIRMVLPDLKGEMRERVIFCTYFRTLGWYVAAIAYSDEIRAPAQALVQRLSFIIAGLFLVSMALGFWISNRMTRPLDTLAAFAKALPDSDFTSDQALCGAIEHLPGRHQDEVGRLAKALIFMEASLRDNIRCLMETTAANERMEGELSVAREIQLGLLPKTFPPFPNHSEFDLFASLEPAREVGGDLYDFFFMDEKHFCFAVGDVSGKGVPASLFMAISRTLLRSAAAREKDPARIMTTMNNDLASSNPNSMFVTLFIGVLDLDTGLLVYANGGHNPPVKISSGKPPEFMTGRSGPLVGAMEDMPYHTLEIQLEPDDTLFVYTDGVTEAMDTEQVLYSDPRLIRTLTGLQGQSPKYILEIVENDVAAHVGTAEPSDDITMLCLRYSGRHPG; encoded by the coding sequence ATGCTTCATTCCCTGAAAACCAGAATATGCATCCTTATTGCTCTGGTGCTTACCCTTGTGGCTGTACCTGTTCTGTATTTTACCCATAAAGACGGTGTACAGGCCATGTCCGAAGCAGAGCAGCGCAGTGTGCAGAACGTTCTGGATCTGGCTGAGCTTAACATACGCAGCGGATACCGCAGTCTTCTCTACAGCAGGGTTGATGCTGTCAAGGCACACAGGCAGGCCCTGGAATCCATGGTTACTGTGGCCCGAAGTAGTTTTGATCTGATTTTTTCTCCTAAAGACATATCTCCTGATGATCTTAAAAAGAAACAAGACCTTGCCCTTGACTGGATCAGCGGCCTTGCTTCCCTGGATGGTACAGAATTTCTTGTTCTGAACAAGGAAGGTGTTCTCATTGCCCATCCGGATGCGGATATCCGTAACAGCAATCTGAATCAGATGGAGGATATCAAAGGATTTCCACTGGCCGATGCCGTAAATGATGAAGCCAGACGATTGGGAACAGCCAGCACCACTTTTTTCTGGACCTTTGGAAACGATGGAAAGGGCAGAAAAAAATTCGGCTGGTTTGTTCATTATCCTGACATGGACTGGGTGCTGGGAGCCGTGGCAGACATAGAAGCACTGGAACATGAGGGAGAACGTAAAAAAAAAGAAATGCTGGACAATCTTAAGTCCAACTTTGAAACAATCCGCATTGCAAGATCCGGTTCCCTGATTCTTTTTGACAGGAGTGGCGAAATACTTATCCCTTCAAAAAATGAAGATCCGGATCTGCTCACCATCCTTCACCCGGAAACCATGAGACCCGTTTTTAAAGAACTTCAGAATCTGGCTGCTTCCGGAAGCCGGGAATCCATCCGCATGGTTCTCCCGGATCTTAAAGGAGAAATGAGGGAGCGTGTCATTTTCTGCACCTACTTCAGAACCCTTGGGTGGTATGTGGCAGCCATTGCCTATAGCGATGAAATCCGTGCACCCGCCCAGGCTCTTGTGCAGCGTTTAAGTTTTATCATTGCAGGTCTTTTTCTGGTAAGCATGGCACTGGGTTTCTGGATATCTAATCGCATGACCCGTCCCCTCGATACCCTTGCAGCCTTTGCCAAAGCCCTGCCGGATTCGGATTTCACCTCAGATCAGGCCCTGTGCGGAGCCATTGAACATCTTCCTGGACGCCATCAGGATGAGGTGGGCCGCCTTGCAAAGGCCCTTATTTTCATGGAAGCCTCCCTGCGTGACAACATCCGCTGCCTTATGGAAACTACGGCTGCCAATGAACGGATGGAAGGTGAGCTCAGTGTTGCCAGAGAAATTCAGCTGGGTCTTCTGCCCAAAACTTTTCCACCTTTTCCGAATCATTCTGAATTTGATCTTTTTGCCAGCCTGGAACCGGCAAGAGAAGTGGGTGGAGATCTCTATGATTTCTTTTTCATGGATGAAAAACATTTCTGCTTTGCAGTGGGGGATGTTTCCGGCAAGGGTGTTCCCGCATCCCTGTTCATGGCCATCAGCAGAACCCTTCTCAGGTCAGCGGCAGCAAGGGAAAAGGACCCTGCCAGAATAATGACCACCATGAACAATGATCTTGCTTCCAGTAATCCCAACTCCATGTTCGTCACCCTCTTTATCGGCGTTCTGGATCTGGATACGGGGCTTCTTGTTTATGCCAATGGCGGACATAACCCGCCGGTAAAAATATCTTCAGGCAAACCTCCTGAGTTCATGACAGGCCGCAGTGGTCCCCTGGTGGGTGCTATGGAGGATATGCCCTACCATACCCTTGAAATTCAGCTTGAACCCGATGACACTCTTTTTGTTTATACAGACGGAGTCACCGAGGCCATGGATACGGAGCAGGTTCTCTACTCCGATCCCCGCCTCATCAGAACCCTTACGGGCCTTCAGGGACAAAGCCCGAAATATATCCTTGAGATTGTTGAAAATGATGTGGCAGCCCATGTGGGTACGGCAGAACCCTCCGATGACATCACCATGCTCTGTCTGCGTTATTCGGGAAGACATCCGGGCTGA
- a CDS encoding ATP-binding protein, with amino-acid sequence MKKIRVEAVLDKLETVLVFTGEEAEAAGLDPGKCIKLALVLEEAFVNICSYAYPEGSGITEIFCYTDESFFMVEIHDEGEAFNILSLPDPDTSLGIDEREIGGLGIHFIRKFTDKVTYRREENRNILSMHFGIH; translated from the coding sequence ATGAAAAAAATCCGGGTTGAGGCTGTACTCGATAAGCTTGAAACCGTTCTGGTTTTCACTGGAGAAGAGGCCGAAGCTGCAGGTCTTGACCCCGGAAAATGCATAAAACTTGCCCTCGTTCTGGAAGAAGCCTTTGTTAACATCTGTTCCTACGCATATCCTGAAGGCTCAGGTATTACAGAAATTTTCTGTTATACTGATGAGTCTTTTTTTATGGTTGAAATCCATGATGAAGGAGAGGCTTTCAATATTCTTTCCCTGCCTGACCCCGATACTTCCCTTGGCATTGATGAAAGGGAGATCGGTGGCCTTGGTATCCACTTTATCCGTAAGTTCACAGACAAAGTGACATACCGAAGGGAAGAAAACAGAAATATCTTAAGCATGCATTTTGGTATCCACTGA
- a CDS encoding STAS domain-containing protein, with translation MEITSKKENNTMIVSVQGRIDAVTAPAYENGMKEFLEKESLFILDFEKLEYISSAGLRVILATAKSLKAKSGKMVMANVTGTVREVFDISGFGAIFTMYDSIEAALAGME, from the coding sequence ATGGAAATTACCAGTAAAAAAGAAAACAATACCATGATTGTATCTGTTCAGGGAAGAATCGATGCAGTAACCGCCCCTGCCTATGAAAATGGCATGAAAGAGTTCCTTGAAAAAGAAAGTCTTTTTATTCTTGATTTTGAAAAACTGGAATACATAAGCAGCGCAGGTCTGCGGGTTATTCTTGCAACGGCTAAAAGCCTGAAGGCCAAGTCCGGTAAAATGGTCATGGCCAATGTCACGGGAACGGTCAGAGAAGTTTTTGATATTTCAGGATTCGGCGCAATTTTCACCATGTATGATTCCATTGAGGCTGCCCTTGCGGGTATGGAATAG
- a CDS encoding glycosyltransferase family 4 protein: protein MKILYLLSQKPGFTGSGFYVRSLIREAFSANHDVFLLSVMEKGESVPIPHISPENSREIRFSTEELPFLIPGMSDVMPYPSTCFKNMTSYHLDLYETVLKNHIRNAVEKFRPDIIHSNHLWLMSAFAAELYPDIPIIISCHGTDIRQMNLCSHLRQRVAEGCIRADGIIALSLAQKEEISLLYGISPSKIMVAGIGFNEKLFSPAFKPPVPPVNILYAGKISFSKGVFWLLKAIEHIKAPQASFHLFLAGSGSGTEYETCLRMAKSMEDRVSLMGMLSQKELAARMKKAHIFILPSFFEGLPLVLFEALASGCRVIATDLPGTSEIAAHADQDLIRLIQLPPLETIDRPFEKDMPDMIVKLSHILTEEVGRVSENPFVDNEKMSNLIQPFTWKEVFRRIETFYAKLSSF from the coding sequence ATGAAAATACTTTATCTGCTGAGCCAGAAACCGGGTTTTACAGGTAGCGGGTTTTATGTCCGATCGCTTATCAGAGAAGCTTTCAGCGCAAATCATGATGTTTTTCTTTTATCTGTCATGGAAAAGGGGGAGTCTGTCCCCATACCTCATATATCGCCTGAAAACAGTCGGGAGATCCGCTTTTCTACAGAAGAATTGCCTTTTTTAATACCTGGTATGAGTGATGTAATGCCATATCCCAGTACATGTTTTAAAAATATGACTTCGTATCACTTGGATTTATATGAAACTGTTTTAAAAAATCATATCAGAAATGCGGTGGAAAAATTTCGCCCTGATATCATCCACAGCAATCATCTCTGGCTGATGTCCGCCTTTGCAGCAGAGCTGTACCCGGATATTCCCATTATCATCAGCTGCCATGGTACGGATATCAGACAGATGAATCTCTGTTCCCATCTGAGACAAAGGGTAGCTGAAGGCTGCATAAGGGCAGATGGTATCATTGCCCTGAGCCTTGCCCAAAAAGAAGAAATTTCTCTTCTTTACGGTATTTCTCCTTCAAAAATCATGGTTGCAGGAATAGGATTCAATGAAAAACTTTTTTCACCTGCCTTTAAACCTCCCGTGCCTCCCGTAAACATTCTCTATGCAGGTAAAATATCCTTTTCCAAGGGAGTATTCTGGCTTCTCAAGGCCATAGAACATATTAAAGCCCCACAGGCTTCTTTTCATCTTTTTCTTGCGGGTTCCGGCTCCGGTACGGAATATGAAACCTGTCTTCGTATGGCAAAATCCATGGAAGACCGGGTAAGTCTTATGGGGATGCTGAGCCAGAAAGAGCTGGCGGCAAGGATGAAAAAGGCCCATATTTTCATCCTTCCGTCGTTTTTCGAAGGCCTTCCCCTTGTGCTCTTTGAAGCCCTTGCCTCTGGCTGCCGGGTGATAGCCACGGATCTTCCCGGAACATCCGAAATTGCAGCCCATGCAGACCAGGATCTTATCCGTCTGATACAGCTGCCTCCCCTTGAAACCATAGACAGACCCTTTGAAAAAGACATGCCGGATATGATTGTAAAACTTTCGCATATTCTGACAGAGGAGGTAGGACGGGTATCTGAGAATCCCTTTGTGGATAATGAAAAAATGAGCAACCTCATTCAGCCCTTCACATGGAAAGAAGTGTTCAGAAGGATTGAGACTTTCTATGCAAAATTGTCATCTTTCTGA
- a CDS encoding sigma-54-dependent transcriptional regulator, giving the protein MMDIPKDVLLIVDDETDLLSGLRRTLLAEILCDIHTASSAEEALRLLSKEPVDLVLTDIRMPGMDGLSLLREIHKKDPKLSIIFMTGYGTIAAAVSAIREGAYDFIPKPFKTETLIHVIRKGFEHNRLIRENIRLSRMVCTSVPGLIGQSAPMRSIYEKIRMLARTDVSVLISGETGTGKELAARAIHENSPRRGGPLITVNCPAIPESMLESELFGYTRGAFTGAVKDRAGYFVAAEGGSLFLDEIGDLPLSLQAKLLRVLQEKEIQPLGSDRSKKLDVRIIAATHQNLEKKIEDNTFRADLFYRLNVATITMPALREIREDIPLLTEHFLEKTACLLKMEKKRISPLLLEEFMAAQWPGNARELENTLQGLCVMTAEKEIKKAAGNTSLLQKCPDFFSDFNCPDMDLPYQQIKEEVLSRFTRKYLDHLLKKTSGNISQAARLSGIQRQSLQKIIRRYRMDAESYRAG; this is encoded by the coding sequence ATGATGGATATCCCAAAAGATGTTCTGCTGATTGTGGATGATGAGACGGATCTGCTTTCCGGACTGCGTCGGACCCTGCTCGCAGAAATTTTATGTGATATTCATACTGCCTCCAGTGCAGAAGAAGCGCTGAGACTTCTTTCAAAGGAACCCGTGGATCTTGTGCTCACGGATATTCGTATGCCCGGTATGGACGGCCTTTCCCTGCTCCGGGAAATCCATAAAAAAGATCCCAAACTTTCCATTATTTTCATGACCGGCTACGGAACCATTGCAGCTGCGGTTTCCGCCATCCGTGAGGGAGCCTATGATTTTATTCCCAAGCCCTTTAAAACAGAAACCCTGATCCATGTCATAAGAAAGGGTTTTGAACACAACAGGCTCATACGGGAAAACATTCGTCTTTCCAGGATGGTCTGCACCTCGGTTCCGGGACTAATCGGCCAGTCGGCTCCCATGCGCAGTATCTATGAAAAAATCCGCATGCTGGCCCGCACCGATGTTTCGGTTCTTATCTCAGGAGAAACGGGAACGGGAAAGGAGCTGGCTGCCAGGGCAATACACGAAAACAGCCCAAGGCGGGGAGGCCCGTTGATTACGGTGAACTGCCCTGCCATACCGGAATCCATGCTGGAAAGCGAGCTTTTCGGTTATACACGGGGGGCATTTACTGGAGCTGTAAAGGACAGGGCCGGGTATTTTGTGGCGGCAGAAGGAGGAAGTCTTTTTCTCGATGAAATAGGAGATCTGCCCTTAAGCCTTCAGGCTAAACTGCTGCGGGTTCTTCAGGAAAAGGAAATCCAGCCCTTAGGAAGTGACCGGAGCAAAAAACTTGATGTGAGAATTATTGCAGCAACCCATCAGAATCTTGAAAAAAAGATCGAGGATAACACCTTCAGGGCAGACCTCTTTTATCGTCTCAATGTCGCCACCATCACCATGCCTGCCCTGCGGGAAATCCGGGAGGATATCCCCCTTCTGACGGAGCATTTTCTGGAAAAAACCGCATGTCTGCTGAAGATGGAAAAAAAACGTATCTCTCCTCTTCTTCTTGAAGAATTCATGGCTGCCCAATGGCCTGGCAACGCAAGGGAACTGGAAAACACCCTGCAAGGTCTCTGTGTCATGACAGCCGAAAAAGAAATTAAAAAAGCTGCCGGAAATACCAGCCTATTGCAAAAATGTCCGGATTTTTTTTCAGACTTCAACTGCCCGGATATGGATCTTCCCTATCAGCAGATCAAAGAAGAGGTTTTGTCCCGTTTTACCAGAAAATATCTGGATCATCTTCTCAAAAAAACATCGGGAAACATCTCCCAGGCAGCGAGACTCTCCGGTATCCAGCGCCAGTCTCTGCAGAAAATCATCCGTCGTTACAGAATGGATGCGGAATCTTACAGAGCCGGCTAA
- a CDS encoding c-type heme family protein, with translation MIQSWQVQKLPFIFTPEFHIQTMPDFSIKKRFRLGAAAIVFLFCVAAALMEYYYLRSEYFGILHQKTTLFMAMAQSSRDYVKEVLRPRMQKNSDSDFFILEAMSTSYVSREIMNRLHDHFPEFTYKRAALDPRNPANLADAFEAERIRWFHENPSQTDWSGNLKKNGHAYFVHMTPVYVEKDCLSCHGSPADAPEEMLFIYGDQASFYYQVGDVVAAETLYLPIDPTLTRIQEKAWVIFFVTALSLFSLLLLFYLLFHKTVVLNLREILNNFKKIYGPTSSVQDLFPALPQEDEANQLQQNLYLLADKLKQLHQELKTSETKYRSLFETAPEAILVSRGGRLTDINTAGLSLFGFTSMEEALDIESVYQLFWDGKHVRKIWGILQNEGCIHDMEIRIVNRRGEKRDILLSSLARPGTCAEIPDFEATLRDITEKKRMDAHLAQTDRLTSIGELAAGVAHEINNPLGVIELYASLIEKASEENEQIKQDVKVILKHSHICKKVVEALLDFSRTGPVQYKSLDMHEIIGDILQVLSREIQSRGIRVLFAPLPDFPSVTADPQQMQQLWMNLILNAIQATDAGGQIEIVSRQMGEKVVFDIKDTGKGISKSNVSRIFEPFFTTRADQKGTGLGLAIAYGIVVRHGGEISVDSIPGVGSTFTLSLPLEKE, from the coding sequence ATGATACAAAGCTGGCAAGTACAAAAACTGCCATTTATTTTCACTCCGGAATTTCATATCCAGACTATGCCAGATTTCAGTATAAAAAAAAGATTCCGCCTGGGAGCCGCTGCCATTGTTTTCCTTTTTTGCGTGGCTGCTGCACTAATGGAATATTATTATCTGCGCAGTGAATATTTCGGTATTCTGCATCAGAAAACCACGCTTTTCATGGCCATGGCTCAGTCCAGTCGTGATTATGTGAAGGAAGTTCTGCGGCCCCGCATGCAAAAAAATTCCGATTCGGATTTTTTTATTCTGGAGGCCATGAGTACTTCCTATGTTTCCAGAGAAATAATGAACCGTCTCCATGATCACTTCCCTGAGTTTACCTACAAAAGAGCGGCTCTTGATCCAAGAAATCCTGCAAACCTTGCGGATGCCTTTGAGGCTGAACGGATTCGGTGGTTCCATGAAAATCCTTCACAGACGGACTGGAGCGGCAACCTTAAGAAAAACGGCCACGCATATTTTGTGCATATGACACCTGTTTATGTTGAAAAAGACTGTCTTTCCTGCCATGGCTCACCTGCGGATGCCCCCGAAGAAATGCTTTTTATCTACGGAGATCAGGCCAGCTTTTACTATCAGGTTGGTGATGTGGTAGCTGCAGAAACCCTGTATCTTCCCATAGATCCTACCCTTACCCGTATTCAGGAAAAGGCATGGGTCATTTTTTTTGTTACTGCCCTTTCCCTTTTTTCACTGCTTCTTCTTTTCTACCTTTTGTTCCATAAAACAGTGGTCTTGAATTTAAGGGAAATTTTAAATAATTTTAAAAAAATATATGGTCCAACATCTTCGGTCCAAGACCTATTTCCTGCTCTACCCCAAGAGGATGAAGCAAACCAGCTTCAGCAGAACCTTTATCTTCTGGCAGATAAACTCAAGCAGCTCCATCAGGAGCTGAAAACCAGTGAAACCAAATACAGAAGTCTTTTTGAAACAGCTCCCGAGGCCATTCTGGTAAGCAGGGGCGGACGCCTTACGGACATCAATACGGCAGGACTGTCACTTTTTGGTTTTACCAGTATGGAAGAAGCCCTTGACATCGAGTCTGTGTATCAGCTTTTCTGGGATGGCAAGCATGTCCGTAAAATCTGGGGAATTCTGCAGAATGAAGGTTGTATCCATGATATGGAAATACGCATAGTCAACCGCAGGGGAGAAAAAAGGGATATCCTCCTGTCCAGCCTGGCAAGACCCGGAACCTGTGCTGAAATTCCGGATTTTGAAGCCACCTTGCGGGATATAACGGAAAAAAAACGTATGGATGCCCACCTTGCCCAGACGGACAGGCTGACTTCCATAGGAGAGCTGGCTGCAGGTGTTGCCCATGAAATCAACAATCCCCTTGGTGTAATCGAACTCTATGCCAGTCTCATTGAAAAGGCCTCTGAAGAAAATGAACAGATAAAGCAAGATGTTAAAGTCATCCTTAAGCACAGTCATATATGTAAAAAAGTGGTGGAAGCTCTGCTGGATTTTTCAAGAACAGGCCCTGTACAGTACAAATCTCTTGATATGCATGAAATCATAGGGGACATACTTCAGGTGCTTTCAAGGGAAATCCAGAGCAGAGGTATCCGGGTTCTGTTCGCGCCCCTTCCGGATTTTCCTTCAGTAACGGCGGACCCCCAACAGATGCAGCAGCTATGGATGAATCTTATTCTCAACGCCATCCAGGCCACTGATGCCGGTGGACAGATAGAAATTGTATCCCGGCAAATGGGGGAGAAAGTCGTTTTTGATATAAAAGATACAGGCAAAGGCATATCCAAAAGCAATGTCAGCCGGATTTTTGAGCCCTTCTTCACCACCCGTGCAGACCAGAAAGGCACAGGTCTTGGTCTTGCAATAGCCTATGGCATTGTTGTACGCCATGGTGGAGAAATTTCTGTGGATAGCATTCCCGGCGTGGGAAGCACCTTTACCCTGTCTCTGCCCCTGGAGAAAGAATGA
- the dapB gene encoding dihydrodipicolinate reductase, giving the protein MSKISVMVNGLPGNVASTLIPHILADENFSLIPASLTGPDTLEEQVSCCGVNFSLIKPADRDAWISDVLLKNSGLVAIDYTHPSAVNANAIFYAKHQIPFVMGTTGGDREALSESILQSSTCAVIAPNMAKQIVGFQAMMAHAAENFPDLFKGYTLRIEESHQSGKADTSGTAKAMVRYFNSLGIPFNVDAIEMERNPERQENVWGIPAEHISGHAWHTYTLRSEDGSVCFQFTHNINGRDVYARGTLDAVSFLRQKMIMGCKGQVFSMIDVLKG; this is encoded by the coding sequence ATGTCAAAAATATCCGTCATGGTCAACGGGCTGCCCGGTAATGTGGCCTCCACCCTGATCCCCCATATCCTTGCGGATGAAAATTTTTCTTTGATTCCTGCTTCCCTTACCGGTCCTGACACCCTTGAAGAGCAGGTATCATGCTGCGGCGTGAATTTCAGTCTCATCAAACCTGCAGACAGAGATGCATGGATTTCAGATGTCCTTCTCAAAAACAGTGGTCTTGTGGCCATAGATTATACCCATCCCAGTGCCGTCAATGCCAACGCCATCTTCTATGCCAAACATCAGATTCCCTTTGTCATGGGCACTACAGGAGGAGACCGGGAAGCTCTTTCAGAAAGTATTCTGCAATCTTCCACCTGCGCTGTAATCGCCCCCAATATGGCCAAGCAGATTGTCGGTTTTCAAGCCATGATGGCCCATGCCGCAGAAAACTTTCCGGATCTTTTTAAAGGCTATACCCTGCGCATTGAGGAAAGCCATCAGTCGGGTAAGGCAGATACTTCTGGAACTGCCAAAGCCATGGTTCGTTATTTCAACAGCCTTGGCATTCCCTTTAATGTGGATGCCATTGAAATGGAAAGAAACCCCGAACGTCAGGAAAATGTATGGGGGATTCCTGCTGAACATATTTCAGGCCATGCCTGGCATACCTATACCCTTAGATCCGAAGACGGCAGCGTTTGTTTTCAGTTTACCCATAATATAAATGGTCGGGATGTGTACGCCCGGGGAACACTGGACGCCGTCAGTTTTCTCAGGCAGAAAATGATCATGGGATGCAAGGGACAGGTCTTTTCCATGATAGACGTGCTTAAAGGCTAA